The Flavobacteriales bacterium genome contains the following window.
AATTTGAAAACCTCAATTACTTAGACAGTAAAGGCTATCCCATTCTTCCCATTGAAAGAGAATTAAATATCAACAGAACTGAGGGGCTTTGGCAAATACAGTTTAACTTTAACAAATAAAAGTAGCAATTGACGAAGCGCAAAAACGTTATAGACACCATTCAATCACAACTAACATGACCATCAGAACATATCAAAAAGAAGATTATGCCGCATGTATGGAAATACTAAAAAGTAATACCCCTCAATTTTTCGCTATGGAGGAAATTCCTCTTTTTGAAGAATGGTTGATAGCGCAAGAAAAAGGATTATTGGCCTACGCAGTTTCTGAAAAAGAATATTATTACGTGTTAGAAGACAACGACGAAATTATAGGTTGTGCAGGATATTTATTAGTTAAAAACACTAATGAAATATACCTCTCATGGGGAATGGTTAATCGTAGATTTCAAAAATTGGGTTATGGTAAAAAGCTGCTTAAATATAGAATCGATTCTATTTCACAACATTTCCCTGACAAGAAAATAGTTTTGGCAACCACACAAAACATTGCTCCCTTTTTTGAAAAATATGGTTTTAAAACAACCAACATCAAGCCTAAATTCTAT
Protein-coding sequences here:
- a CDS encoding GNAT family N-acetyltransferase, producing the protein MTIRTYQKEDYAACMEILKSNTPQFFAMEEIPLFEEWLIAQEKGLLAYAVSEKEYYYVLEDNDEIIGCAGYLLVKNTNEIYLSWGMVNRRFQKLGYGKKLLKYRIDSISQHFPDKKIVLATTQNIAPFFEKYGFKTTNIKPKFYSESLDRYEMEK